The Desulforegula conservatrix Mb1Pa genome has a window encoding:
- a CDS encoding PilZ domain-containing protein, producing the protein MYIIKRIDQENILYFSIKGIITEDQGARAVQELNSTVRNLEKGFILLIDARRFKPASYDNAISITKSAIKLLSIKRPSLILRIGPRDILKILDKAYLELNIPISFRLIDSEEYQEILPKIDSDTTASDILKDWIHKNIYQLKDGQTPPGEPIENDIDITSFALNGIPLENKSVSFSASAYSHKGKRPFYRFAYCMDYTGGMGNQESWNLMTEYEALSIGKCEFTFNRPGKYIVSVKASSSENLWDHTGIPEARLAIFVHPDSETSTESKSQECYNDFPFSPGANVEVIYNKESISPVIRNAVIYECDLTAQSIVISYVNPESEYGLKFDSIDIAVQCPDHEGRKSRKGINIVANRKITNYPVSNHETGEALLARFTLPVEPIGLRCDRQFYRCECSAFSKYIEAELDLHDHFFISGQDFSIVDLSLTGVGLNFFDDAPLYRIIKNLAESNDNGQISFKFYDPSKNTDDPHIVKAEFKIMRKNFCAREACCKIGLRFTDIGVSEGSQLNHFITVLQLEEKK; encoded by the coding sequence GACGTTTCAAGCCGGCATCCTATGATAATGCCATATCAATAACCAAAAGCGCCATAAAGCTGTTGAGTATAAAACGTCCCAGCCTGATATTAAGAATAGGCCCAAGAGACATTCTTAAGATTCTTGACAAAGCATATCTGGAATTGAATATCCCGATCAGTTTCAGACTCATAGATTCAGAAGAATATCAGGAGATCTTACCCAAGATCGATTCTGACACAACAGCCAGTGATATTCTTAAGGATTGGATTCATAAAAATATATATCAGCTCAAAGATGGCCAGACACCACCCGGGGAACCAATTGAAAACGATATAGACATAACCTCATTTGCCTTAAATGGAATTCCCCTGGAAAACAAATCGGTCAGTTTCTCAGCAAGTGCTTACAGCCACAAAGGTAAAAGGCCTTTTTACAGATTCGCTTATTGCATGGATTATACAGGCGGAATGGGCAATCAGGAGTCCTGGAATCTTATGACCGAGTATGAAGCGCTCAGCATAGGAAAATGTGAGTTCACCTTTAATAGACCTGGAAAGTATATTGTTTCTGTAAAGGCGTCTTCTTCAGAAAATTTGTGGGATCACACAGGAATACCAGAGGCAAGACTTGCAATATTTGTGCATCCTGATTCAGAGACAAGCACCGAATCAAAATCTCAAGAATGCTACAATGACTTCCCTTTTTCTCCAGGTGCTAATGTTGAGGTAATCTATAATAAGGAATCCATCTCTCCTGTTATCAGAAATGCCGTAATATACGAATGCGATCTTACAGCCCAGTCAATTGTCATATCATACGTGAACCCTGAATCAGAATATGGCCTTAAATTTGACAGCATAGATATTGCCGTACAGTGTCCTGATCATGAAGGCCGAAAAAGCAGAAAAGGTATTAACATAGTTGCTAATAGAAAAATCACAAATTACCCGGTCTCGAATCACGAAACAGGAGAGGCACTTTTAGCCAGATTTACGCTTCCGGTTGAGCCGATAGGTCTGAGATGCGACCGACAGTTTTACAGATGCGAATGCTCTGCTTTTTCAAAATATATAGAAGCTGAATTAGATCTTCATGATCATTTTTTCATATCTGGCCAGGATTTTTCAATAGTAGATCTCTCATTAACAGGAGTCGGGCTAAATTTTTTTGATGATGCTCCTCTTTACCGAATAATCAAAAATCTTGCGGAAAGTAATGACAACGGACAAATTTCTTTTAAATTTTATGATCCATCAAAAAACACCGATGATCCGCACATAGTAAAAGCAGAATTCAAAATCATGAGGAAAAATTTCTGTGCAAGGGAGGCTTGCTGCAAAATAGGATTGAGATTCACTGACATCGGTGTTTCGGAAGGCTCACAGCTAAATCATTTCATCACTGTCCTTCAGCTTGAGGAAAAAAAATAG